The following proteins come from a genomic window of Nicotiana tomentosiformis chromosome 12, ASM39032v3, whole genome shotgun sequence:
- the LOC138902788 gene encoding uncharacterized protein has product MVVYKAPPRTEDILKKYSGGVPKFLEIDDASHRSHRMGDASEGALPESLRTEENAPSDSLGAVAIKDLPTFSAFSEDAIQEAQALGALELDEPHDGEDPFCDLFASVKDAAGTSGASNLFHGVQQALNQAVVAHREAYSQSRAKLRRYEADLQRATEERKALKLLLGQKGKEIKDLRAELAKAHQDQTDLSEQLQQKLEMIGKLREEVDVIKAESLKWKGNLDLFAAEKEAARAQLSSAKDQFQSLKEKSSVQARKTEELEARLASELANVEKTKADADAFVAIYRADAEAAQETLEEIHARGFALTEEIIKAKELEADAGALASDDDDDGDGNKSESKSGEDPDGEDTAPGDNQET; this is encoded by the exons ATGGTGGTttataaggctccgcctcgaactgaggatatattgaagaaatattcGGGCGGAGTCCCCAAGTTTTTGGAGATTGATgatgcttcccatcgaagccaCCGGATGGGGGATGCGTCTGAAGGGGCTCTCCCcgaatctcttcgaaccgaagagaatgccccaagtgactcacttggggcagtagcaatcaAAGACTTGCCCACCTTCTCTGCTTTTTCCGAAGATGCGATTCAGGAAGCCCAAGCTTTAGGGGCCCTCGAACTAGACGAGCcacatgatggagaggatcctttttgTGATCTGTTTGCCAGTGTCAAGGATGCTGCCGGTACTAGTGGTGCATCAaatctttttcacggagtgcagcaggctttAAATCAG gCAGTGGTAGCTCATCGAGAAGCATATTCTCAATCCCGAGCTaagctgcgtcgatacgaggccgatCTCCAACGGGCCACAGAGGAGAGAAAggcccttaaactcctcttagggcaaaagggaaaagaaatcaaggaccttcgagctgagttggccaaagcTCACCAAGATCAAACCGatctgtctgagcag CTACAGCAGAagcttgagatgatcgggaagctccgtgaggaggtcgatgtgataaaggcAGAGTCCTTGAAATGGAAAGGAAATTTGGACctctttgctgcagagaaagaggctgctcgagcccaattatcatcggccaaaGATCAATTTCAAAGTCTGAAGGAAaaaagctcggttcaagcaaggaaaacagaggagctcgaggctcggttggcttctgaACTTGCCAATGTTGAAAAGACGAAGGCCGATGCAGACGCATTTGTGGCTAtttatcgggctgatgctgaggccGCTCA ggaaaccctcgaggagatccatgctcgaggcttcgctcttactgaagagataataaaggcaaaagagcttgaagccgatgCTGGGGCCTTGgcctccgatgatgatgatgatggtgatgggAACAAGAGCGAATCTAAGAGTGGGGAGGACCCTGATGGGGAAGATACCGCCcccggagataaccaagaaacttag